ATGCCAAGTGATTCGAAGGACGATATTGTTTTCTGCGTCGTGTGTCAGCCTTTATTGAAATGCATGGGCGGTTCAGAGATGGAGAGTGATGTAAAGGAAACCGGATAGTTAGCAGGGTCTGCACGACAACCACGCCGCGTGGGGCGGCGAATTATATGGAGGGTATCGACCAATACACGCAGCGAATGCATCTatgtagatagacgtcgtacagCTATAAGTCGCGGGCGCGGTTATTGAAAAATTGAGTTTCCCCGTGCGCGACAGCGCTTAGTAAACAATGATCGCAAAACAGAATTCGAAGATTCATAACAGGTAATTACTATTATATCCATCATATCTATAATTATCTACTATTCGTCATTTTCTGACTCAGATCGGCTATACTTAATGCGAAAACGCTATAAGGCTTCAGAAAACTGCAGTTTCCTCGTGCGCGACGGCGCATTGCGTCTATCAGTTTGACATTtgacaggctttttggcgggaaacgggaacgggacagttgctttcttcattgaataatctaattaattaatacaaagtggtgttttgtgattaatgatcgcattaagttagtcggaagacattcgcgagtgttattatatcggagtattcaataaacaaagtgtatctgcctattttcgcttcgtgccaggaagccgcttcataactcgaaagtttatgcggacttttgagttaactcgtttggggttcggagtaggagtctactccgagggtgggggcttaggtttcatcatcatcacctttcatcatttcattattcatcaagaaaaaaatacgtaagacatggctgtatgggcatagttccctttgccttacccttcggggaaaaaaaaaattgacatttgaCACTGGCTCGCTGACTGACACTTTCATAGAAGGAAAACGAAGGAAACGTGTAAAATTACCATCAAAGAAATCGTCCTTAAAATTACCCTCCAGCCAGGGTTTGGTCTGTGGTGTAAAACGAACGAGTTGAGTAATTTCGGCTttactatttaatttttattcaacACGGGGTAAGAGTGTAGTGCATAGTTAATTGATTAGTTTAACATTTGCAGACATGATGTACCGTATGAAGAACATCATCGCCTTCGATGATGAAATTACTTTACCGAAGTGcatgtactatataaaaaatctaaacgaAATACTGAATGCAGATGATATCAATATAAGCAACCAGGTTATCAAATTTCTTAAggtttatttcattataattataatattatatcacATAGGACTACCATCTGATATGATCAAACAAATGTTCTTTAAGTTTTAACATGTTTGCTCAGTGATGGCAGTTCTAAATTTTACTAACTGAATATTAGATTTCTTTGTGTTACTAACCTTGGTGATGGATGACTGGATGTGCCTAGACAGAGTGATATACAAAATCACTATATAAATACTTTAGTAGAGAGGGTGTCTATGCTTGATAATTGCTTGCTTAATGAATagtataaataaagattttgatattttaagcTCATCATTTTAGTATATTGAAttgagtaaataataaaattaattacaataacATTTTAGGGCCCAAATAAGAAGATGGCAGAACTGGAACAAAGACAAGACCAGCTCCTGAAGAAACTTGATGCTTTATATGATAGAATAAAAACAATCAGTTCATATTGTAGTGACAGTACTCCACAAGTCAGTAAAGCTAAGGAAGTGAAACAAGCTGTGAGTATATACATAGTATTCACATCATATTATgttgttttgataaaataatatatgtaactAACACCAATATTCTCCTCTGATGGAAGAGTATGCTTCCATATAAACAGCAGCGGTAGAGcatattatcttttttatttaattctataTACATGTTTTGTGGTTCTCTATTAGTTTTTATAGTGGTATAAAATGTTTATCATTGTGTGGTAAagtattataaaagtaataagaaATGTTTGTTTCAGATATCAACACCTGATGAAATAGTAGTAGCACTCAATCCAGATAACTTACCTTGGTTtatcaatttgtttttgaaagaATCTTCGCTGACAGTTAATATTACATGGCACATCCATTCTTCTGTACCCAAGGAGAAGCTACCTAAAATTAATGCTTTTGCCAAGAAACTGAAGAACAGTAACCAAGGgggaaaagttaatgtgaggcTGATATTTAAAAGTGGTGAGTAATTTTAAAGGTAATTTATttcctattatttttaagtttgtttataattatatattgtttCAGGTTCAGCCGATGCAGAATTAAAACTATCATCGTTGTCTGTCCCCATTGTGGGCAATGTCAACATCCTGCGATACCTGGCTTATGTGTATCCAAATGTTCTGCCATACAATGGTGATGACTACTATGTTGATAGTCTCTTAGACCTATGTCATCAACTGGAAAAAGCACCTGAGAAAAAGAGAGAAGCTATTATAAAAAAGCTATTTTCCCAGCAAAAGGAATGGATTAACGAAAATGGATTTTCTATTGTGGATGTAGCTGCTTACAATGTAGTTAAACAATGGCAAAACAGCAGTAAATATGTTCCCAAAAACTGGTTTGAGAAGTGTGAAAAAAAGTTGTCATAAtgctttattattaaatatatggTAATTTACTCccaaattgtatttaattactgcCTAAATTAACACACTGACATTACCTACATGCAAAGATTATTAAGTAAAGTGGATAATGGAAAAGGTTTAtcacataaaaaagaaattcaaGTCAATTAAAGGatgtattaattaaaatatttgtctaAATATAAGATTATAACAATTGTATTTCAATTTGAGTGACCTTCATGACAAAGTTTTAGACAAAAAGTCAATGGCACCTGATTAATAAAAAATTCTACTGATTTTCGAGTGTAAAAAATTCGTAGTAGAACCTTAGGTATACAAAAAAGTGAAATCCAAAATATAAACTGAACTTCATTATTATGGAAAGTGCAtcttatatttactttattgcttTAATATTTATTCGGTGTTCCATACTATATTCTCTACAAGAATATCTATTACTACTTAATATAAAggataagtaggtatactttaATATCTATTAAGAGTTATTGAAAGTTACAATAAATCACAGTTTTTTGAAATAGTTGTGCCAAATTTAAGCTTGTTCAAATTAAATGCATGCCTTTTCTTATGTAACTAATACTACTATTTACATCAATAAACAGGAGTTATAATCTAAAACTATCAGTCAATTGCAAgttatattcataaaatataaaatgttaaattatgCAATAGCAAATTTAAGTCTTGTTCACTTATTGTAATAAATGACTAAAATAGCTAAAACAATActgttatgaaaattataactgTTATTATGTACAAAACTGGTAAaacaatttaagtacttacattgatACTAATTTATTGTTTTGTCATTGGATCAAATTTAAAtgagttttatttttctgtaataGTATAAAAGTGCTATCCAGGAAGTAATGAATTCACGTTATTTCGTCTACGGTCAATTAACAACTACatgcttattataaatatagtaCTTAATTCATATATCATAACAATGCTGTATGTAAGGTTTATAAATAACTTTCAATACATTATATGGCAATGAAGCTAAAGCCTTagaacaacataattatattataatatttatcagaATTATCGTAAGTTCGGCTTGCTTTCCGGTTAAGGTACATTATAGTTTGTATTTTTTCCTGATACTAGTTATTATTTCGAAGATACAATACGTTCATCTAAATACATgattacctatatttatttgaaattttattCATACATAACGAGATCTCATACTTCGCAACAACGGCAAATTATCTTAAATAACATTGGTCATAGGCACAGATTTACGAGTGTGAGACACTTATGATCTGTGCTGTAGAATAACAATTTCATTTCGAATTGATTAACTAGATTAATTACGATTTATCTAGAATCACTAATTTCAACTACCTATCGTAAAGCTTGATATGTATTTACATTAGAATATGTGCTGGTTATGTTTCCTACCGCGTAGGTTCATACCTCTGAGAACAATATCAGAGACTATAATTAGCACATATAATAGGAATGGGCAGTGTAAGTTACATGTGCACGGCTTGCGTGGGAGCTTGTCATACAAACGATGAGAACCCTGGGAGGGGCGCTCGCGAGCGCGCCATGTTGTTCATGACGATCTGCCCGCCGTTGAGGCTGACGACGGCGCTGCCCTCGGGCTCCGAGTCCGTGTAGCTGGAGTAATTACGCACGGGCCGCTGCCGCTTCCACGACTGCCGCAGCGTGTCATTCACGTTGGCGTAGTGATTCACAAACGAATGCGGCTCTGACCGCACACTCTCATTTTCACTCTCGGAATTCTGAAATTATATTCAAATAACTTGTTATAAACTATTTTCAACATGtgttacattaatatttataattaaaaatacgtatttattttacttgtaCTATTTAAACTTTACCAAGCATATAAATCATTGATCGAATGGTTTATGCTCTATATTATacaaatttatgtttattttaatgctATTATGATTTAAAACAAGGTATGTAAAGGCTGAAGATTGTATTTATGAAAAGGAACCAACGTAGCACTATAGATAGTGATGGTTTGTATTTACAAAATAGATGTAATAATGTGAAGAGCCAAGTATATAGGAAGATTTAAGAAATTCGAACCTACTACACTTAGTGCTCAAGGGATGAAAGCGTGacgaaaacaataaattttagcGGTAGCGAGTTCCCATTCAATGATATTTACCGTCACGGAATCCGATCGGAGGTGATGAGGGAAAAAAATAAGGTCGGAATTTAGTAACATGGAGCTCGGGTAGAGTTAGACGACGCTGATTTTGATCGTGATCACCTGTGAGTCGGAGGAGCTCATCTCGGAGGGTTTCTCGGTGAGGGAGGAGTCGTCGGGGTTCTCGTCGTAGGCGCGCAGGCTCTCTTCGTCGCTGTGGTAGGCGACGGAGGCGGGCGAGGGCCGCGGCGGGGACTTGCCGAGTGCCGGCGCCGCCTTGCCGCGCCGCAGCgtggccgcgccgccgccgccgcccaggGCGCCTGCGCTAGCCACAGAGTTCTGCCGCGAGCGGTACAGGTCCATGGCCAGCGACCCGCGTTCGTCCGTCTCTCCCGCTAGCGACTCTTCGAGAGTCTTCTGTGCTTCTTCTGCAGAAACAAATATAGTGTTATTTATCCGAGTTTCGTATTTCATTTATCAGGAACACGttctttacttacttttatatttataactctTGCTCTTGACGCAGAGTATCGCGATGaccattatgatgatgatgatagaggCGGCGGCCAGTGCCACCATGAACCAGGTGCGGCGGTAGAAGGGCTGGTACTGCAAAAATCCGTACTCTAGGTACAGCTTGGAAGGCGTGACGATCGTATTGTCGCTGTATGTCGGGTTGCTGATGCCGTACTTGTTGTACGCTATCACTCGGAGTGAGTACGTGGTGGAAGGCAACAGGCTCTGGTACGATATCGTGAACTCTTCGAGCATTCCGTTGCTGGTTCGCGTTACCGTCTCCCATCTTGAGTCATctaaaatgacaaaataaagGTGAAGCACGTAACGAAAtagtaaatacataatatcgattgaaaatatacaaaatttacTTTCTATTCAATGTTCGCAGTCTACGCGTAGCTACAACGCACTCCCTACTTCGACTACGTGCTAAGAATAAACTAATTAAACtatactattttattaatataataaaattaatttacaacTACAAAAACTTACAGGCTTGCCAtgtttccttggctgcattgaaaaatgaaatattaatgCAAAACAGTAGAAATAAAGTATCACTAGGGGCGACGCCAAATGAATTCGTTTGTACCTTTTTTCCGTGCTTCGATGTAGTACCCGAGCAGCGGCCCCTTGCCGGAGGGCGCGTTGGTCCAGCGCAGCTgcagcgcggcgggcgcgggcgtgaGCCGCAGGTCGCGCGGCGCGCTGGGCGAGCCGGCCTGCGGGCCCGTGcgcacgcgcgccgccgccgcgccgcccggcgCCAGCGTCACGCCGCGCACCGTGAACCGGTACTCCACCTCCTCCTCCAGCCCGCCCACGGCTAGGTGCCGCTCCGTCACCTTCTGCTTCACTTGCTTGCTGAAACCTGTTCAAATGTCTTCATGAACACCGTGTCGGAAACTCGAATACTTTATCGAAGAACTACAAAGATTTTTATGATCGCATTTAAcacttatattaaaatttgtaattatatgaaaataaatgtatagctaTAAGGACATACAGTATATAAACATGACGACAGCGGGGCGAGGGACGGCGTAGTACGGGTACCCACCGCTCCGGTGCCCGCTGTCAGCCAATTTGAGATTATATAAGAACTAACGTTCATCTTGCTCTATGGTCTCGTAGGTGACGAGGTAGGACTGTATGAGGCCGTTGCGCCGGTGCGGCGCCTCCCACTCGACGACGAGGCTGTTCATGGTGATGTCAGTGAAGGTGATATTGCGCGGCGCAGACGGCAGGCCCTGGTGCGTGCGGACCAGGATCGGGCTCGACCGCGGCCCGTCGCCAGCCGGGTTGAATGCTAACATCTGGGGATTTAATATTTGCAGATCAATTGTGAGTTTAGCTCTACTTACAGGCTGGATTGAAAAGGTCATCCACTCTTTTTACATGAGCAGTGATTTGAATTGTCAAATCCTAGTTAGATCTTGGTCCAATCTATTGAGATTGGCCCGAACTAACGCCATAGGAAATTTACATTACTTATTGATTTAAGTACTGCCACTTGGTCTAAATGTAAACACACAGGGCGTATATAACTTAGAATAGGAtattgcctttcaactgttttaagacagtagttaaacaaaaactttacaaaaaaggttattataaagttagtgattatttagaagatatgaatgcatgggattaactgtctgagaacttatattaggcagctaaattactcaattgtataccaatattttatgtttatttttatttttttaaagaacgtttagggccctgtgccgaggtttttcttgcagcttcttttccccggctatacaggttgtgagaagctgcagtagttttaggtgggtgagacgttcgttataacTAAGTtcgtgtaactatgttacctactgaataaagatatttttgaatttgataacgtctgaatttttaattattagttattattagaTAACTTTTATTAGAAAGTGACAAAACTTTATCCAACGACCACAGTCAAGAAAGTGGAAGTCCTTACCTGGATGCGGTACTGCGTGAACTTGTCCAGAAACACGAGCGAATGCGACGTAGCTGTGGCGGGGACGACCTCTATCTCTTCCTCGTTGCGGCGCCCCGGCTCAGGCTCTTCAGGGGACTCCGTCATCAGGTAGAATATCTGAAATACAACATTCAGTATTACAAAATGTATTCTGGAACATAATATTCCTTGAAGATACAgcaagatcttcttctatcgtgtgggtttgtgaggtgaattaccaacctcatcaactctgatgtcagggttattatcgagccaccaaaggcccctgacatggctcatgtaacgactaattacttacatcagtaagtgatttttgtgatatgtccccactgggattcgaacccgggacatccggattgTGACAGCAAGATAAACTTCATTTAGTGCAAATTAATtccttattaataatattaataagttaaaaaaaaaacaaagcagtTCCTAATTTACTGCGTTCCAATGACTTGTTCTGAGTTTAAAAAAACATCTGCAAACACGTACagatgttttttaattaatgtcAAAAATATGTTGCAGTCTTGCACAGTAattctcatatccccatttaaacgcggtaagaacccgttattatgtgttttaattatgataataaccgcgtaaacataaaacaatgtataaaaggACGGGGTTGTGCATGAGCGCTTAGAGCACTGGCATTGATATAAACTGTACCTTGTATCCGAGCAAATCTCCGTTTTGCTGCGCGAGTAGCGGCGGCTTCCACTTGAGCGTGACCTCGGTGGGCGACAGCGGCTCAGCGGCCACGTCCCGCGGCGGCGCCGTGGGCACGGCCTCGCCCACCCACACCACGGCCGGCGTGCCGCTCGGGCCCGCGCCCTGCGAGTTCACTGCGCACACGCCGATCTCGTAGTTGCGGTCCAGTGCTAAATCTGTTAGCACTACTTCTTCGCTCTGGAAGTAAATGCTCTGTTGTACTAGTGTGTTGTATGGGGTTAAGTTTATACGAGAGAAGGtaagtggtttttttttattggattattattatgtgaCGATTCCATATATACGTTTGTTTCCCGTGGCCTCTGCTTGCCTCAACAAGAAATAAGCGTGTAGGGTTTTATGTGTCTTTGTATTAGTTCatatcaatatatatatatatattagaatCAGGCTTTCATATTGAAAAGTTAGGTATAGGTATTCGTTTAGTTATTTACGCTGCGTTTGTGGtacgataataatattttatgtagaaTAAATTAATCTTATTGGTAGAAAGAgttgttttatatatatacttGAAATAAACATTGTGTTTTCTGTAATATGTAGATGAGATCTCCATACCTTTATGCCCGGCACTTCCTGCTTCATATTCTGCTGTAGCGGCGTGGGGAAGTCAGCGAGCGGCTGGTAGAAGACTCTGTAGCCTCCAGTGCGGGTGTCTCCACTCCAGTATTGGTCTCCAAGAGGAGTCCATTGAACGCGGACGCTGCTCGGCGTTATAGGTACCACGTGGAGTCCTTCCACGGCTTTACTTGGCGCTGTTAAAAAACATTATGCTTAAGATTTAGGATACCTATTCAATTATCTTGAAAAGAGTTCAATCAATACCAATGTAGCTAAGTTATCTCTGACTCTGCTCACGTCAATAGTGATTGAGATAATTaagttgtattttgttttttcctgtttgtgcaataaagtatttgttatgttgtctGTCTGTTTTATGAAAACTGAATGCTTGTTTTTTGAGGGTAGTTGAACTAATCATGACGAACCTGCAGGCAAAGTGCGGACAGTCTCAGTGGCGTTGCTGTATCGACTCGGCCCGATGTCGTTGGTGGCTCGGATGCGGAACTGGTAAGCGGTATACGGCTTGAGGTTCTCCACGGTGTAAGATGTCGCGAACGGGTCCACGCGCTCCGGTATAGTCTGCCACGTACCGCCATCCTCCTTTTGCTGTACTGTGTAGTACCTGAAAGgaacaaattaattattttcgcTGCAAAAGAAAACGCACTAGACTGACTTAGGTATAATGTACTTTTTAATAGCTAACGTTTATAGTTGattaatgttttaatgtattcaTGGACCACTGATGTACATTATTGaacaaaaaagtaatgttagaaaatttgattattttacgTATGTGTTCTTAGTATATTGTAAGGTAAAGAAATGATTAACGTTTACCAGCAACTGGTAAACGTGGTAATCCCACGTGGCATACCTGAGCGGCGCGTAGCCGTCGTCGCCAGGCGTCCAGGAGAAGGTGATGTGGTGCGGCTGCAGCAGCGAGCGCTGCACGAGCgggcgcgcgggcggcgcgggcgcggcgcggttgaCGGTGCTCAGCACCAGCGCGCGCGCCGTGGCGCCCCAGCCCAGCCGCGTCTGCGCCGTCACCGAGAACAGGTAGTAGCGCTCCGACGCCAGCTCTGTGGCCCTGCGAGACATGTTTAGCGTTCACACTACGGTCCCTTTTCTTGGCTTCGGCTTGTGGGGTGTGGGTATTATTGAGCAACCTAAAGGACGAGGAGGAGGAAGGAAGgaggttcatgtaacgactacatagctCTTCGTAATGACATCAGGTTGTTTTGAATGCATGCAATAATTGAGATTCATATTGGTGTTTCGAGTGAGTTCAGTAAGGGACTGCTGTGAGAACAAGCAGTAAAATTACCATTGTTTTTGGAACTCTTGGAACAGGCtctttagtaagtacctaatttcaatgagtgataaatataaatacctgAAAGTCCTATCAATAGGTTCGAATTCTCTAGAAAACATGTGTTGACTGGAACTGTTGAGGTGATATGTAACTTTGTATGCCAATATCTCGCCGTTGGGATCTTCCGGGACGTCCCATATTATCCGCGCTGTCGTGAACGTTACGTCCGGGAACGATACGTTGGACGGTGGGCCGGGTGCTGGGAAAGTACATTCATTTGTATCATTAtttccgaaaataataaatagtattattttaaataattaaattttgtataaataacaaaaatataaatttatttgaaTATACATATATCAGCATAACATATATacacaacagcctatatacgtcccactgctgggcacaggcctccccttaatcaaccggaggggacaGACTACACGAAAAAATGCTTCCCACAAGAagttatatgtatttatttctatGCAAGCTTATTGATTACCATAATTTGTAAATCCAAATAGATACTTACTGTCTTCAAACGTTCTAACCGAGATGGGAGGGTCGCTCAGCGTACCGTCTCCTAGTCTAGTGTAACCGAGAACTTGTATCTGATAGACCACGTATTTCCTCAACTCAGTCAGTGTGATGGTGTGCGTCTGGTTGGAAGGTATGGCTTGGCATTCCACCTTCTTGTGTTCGGGCCGCGGCGGCGGGGCTACGGCTGCGTAGCACACTTTGTACCCCTCGATTAGACCGTTCTGGTCTTGCACTGGAATGTCACCCCAAGAGACCACTACTGTTGTGGAGGATGTCGCGTTCGCCGATACCTTCGCTGGTCCGCGTGATGGTACTACAAGTCAAAATAAGTTGATAAAAAGAACTATTTACTAAATGATTTAGTTGTTGCAAATTATTTCCTACAGATAAACAATTATCATTTAATGTCTATTTAAAGGCGTTGGACTACAATTCCGTGCTATCTAATTACTAATAAACACTAATGTGGTACTAaccaacttttttaaataacttaccaGCTTCTCTAGTCCGTTCGGTAGCAGTAGGACTCTCTGCAGAAGTGCCGACTTCGTTTATAGCCGTCATTCGTATCTCGTAGAGAGACCACTCTTCCAAATTGGATAGGACGTGCGAATTGGCAGTGTGGTCGTCGATAATGCTGAACTGGGTCTCGTTGGTGCCACTCCTCGCATACGTTATGTTGTACCCTTTGGGATTGCCGTACCATTCGCTCTGTTGTAGAGGCTGTAAGAAAAGTGATTGTAAATCCATGTTGTATGACAGACAAGTATACAAAATGGGTTCAATAATTTTACAgatataattaagtaaaatcGAATGTTTCATAGATTACATTTTGAACTACTTCcctacattatttttcttttttaaccgacttcaaaaaggaggaggttctcaattcgtctgtatgtataatatttttttttatgtatgttcaccgaTATTACCGTCAATTATAGACtgatttcaaattgtttttctaATCACAATGCACTTCTAATGGCTTGCCAGCTGTTCGAAGCGTGTTTTGAAAATAATCTTGTTTCAGAATGTTTCTCTACCGTGTTTATCTCGAAGTGATACCTCGCAAGTGTACGTAACACGCCTTGTTTAATTTTAAGGACGCGCTTCAAGCTTAATTGAACAGCCAGTGACATTTTAAGGGCT
The nucleotide sequence above comes from Pectinophora gossypiella chromosome 6, ilPecGoss1.1, whole genome shotgun sequence. Encoded proteins:
- the LOC126367704 gene encoding uncharacterized protein LOC126367704 isoform X1 encodes the protein MMYRMKNIIAFDDEITLPKCMYYIKNLNEILNADDINISNQVIKFLKGPNKKMAELEQRQDQLLKKLDALYDRIKTISSYCSDSTPQVSKAKEVKQAISTPDEIVVALNPDNLPWFINLFLKESSLTVNITWHIHSSVPKEKLPKINAFAKKLKNSNQGGKVNVRLIFKSGSADAELKLSSLSVPIVGNVNILRYLAYVYPNVLPYNGDDYYVDSLLDLCHQLEKAPEKKREAIIKKLFSQQKEWINENGFSIVDVAAYNVVKQWQNSSKYVPKNWFEKCEKKLS
- the LOC126367704 gene encoding uncharacterized protein LOC126367704 isoform X2; amino-acid sequence: MAELEQRQDQLLKKLDALYDRIKTISSYCSDSTPQVSKAKEVKQAISTPDEIVVALNPDNLPWFINLFLKESSLTVNITWHIHSSVPKEKLPKINAFAKKLKNSNQGGKVNVRLIFKSGSADAELKLSSLSVPIVGNVNILRYLAYVYPNVLPYNGDDYYVDSLLDLCHQLEKAPEKKREAIIKKLFSQQKEWINENGFSIVDVAAYNVVKQWQNSSKYVPKNWFEKCEKKLS